Proteins encoded in a region of the Pigmentiphaga litoralis genome:
- a CDS encoding LysR substrate-binding domain-containing protein: MKLQQIRAFCVVVDEAMSISRAARVLCMTQPAVSKQIKQLEDSLGATLLVRSKSRLLGLTDVGEDVLRSARAMLAAAQDIGLIVSDHQHRAQGRLVIATTHTHARYALQDIIPSFARRHPEIALNIVQANPSEISDLVLTGQADLGISTLPPALPPSVVAIACYTFKHVLIGPPDHAVFDGPITLETMAAYPLITYSEQHAIGRRLIQAFDDAGLAPKIAVRGTDVEVMKYYASIGLGLAVIPVIAYASDLDRNLTAAPIDHLFPTSTVYVVARRGAYWPRHQYDFVETVTPGLTRDKVDEAMSGAMAVEG, translated from the coding sequence ATGAAACTCCAGCAAATCCGCGCCTTTTGTGTCGTTGTCGACGAAGCCATGAGCATTTCGCGGGCCGCGCGCGTGCTGTGCATGACGCAGCCCGCCGTCAGCAAACAGATCAAGCAGCTGGAAGACAGCCTGGGCGCAACGTTGCTGGTGCGATCGAAAAGCCGGCTGCTGGGGCTGACGGATGTGGGCGAAGACGTGCTGCGCAGCGCCCGAGCCATGCTTGCCGCGGCGCAGGACATCGGCCTGATCGTAAGCGACCATCAGCACCGGGCGCAGGGCCGGCTGGTCATTGCAACGACGCACACGCACGCGCGCTACGCGCTGCAGGACATCATTCCGAGCTTTGCGCGGCGGCATCCGGAAATCGCCCTGAACATCGTGCAGGCCAATCCCAGCGAAATTTCCGATCTGGTGCTGACGGGGCAGGCGGACCTGGGCATTTCGACCCTGCCCCCTGCGCTGCCGCCGTCGGTAGTCGCGATTGCCTGCTACACCTTCAAGCATGTGCTGATCGGTCCGCCCGACCACGCCGTGTTCGATGGGCCGATCACGCTGGAAACCATGGCGGCCTACCCGCTGATCACCTACAGCGAACAGCATGCGATCGGCCGGCGGCTGATCCAGGCGTTTGATGATGCCGGGCTGGCGCCCAAGATCGCGGTGCGCGGGACGGATGTGGAGGTGATGAAGTATTACGCGTCGATCGGCCTGGGCCTGGCCGTGATTCCGGTGATCGCGTATGCCAGCGACCTGGACCGCAACCTGACGGCCGCACCGATCGATCACCTGTTTCCGACCAGCACGGTGTACGTGGTCGCGCGCCGGGGCGCCTACTGGCCGCGGCATCAATACGATTTTGTGGAGACGGTGACGCCCGGGCTGACCCGCGACAAGGTCGACGAGGCGATGTCGGGGGCAATGGCGGTAGAAGGATGA
- a CDS encoding molybdopterin-dependent oxidoreductase — protein MTTDTRRFPSLSHWGAFTAVVQDGRLVDCEPFERDSAPSAILSSMPGMVHSPLRVRRPAVRKGWLEQREGSDRTARGSDAFVEVSWDKALELVAGELGRVRGTYGDSAIFGGSYGWSSAGRLHHARTLTHRFLNSGGGCINQAGNYSWGAAQFLLPHVIGTYTPVTGRVTDWESVIAHTRLFIAFGGLALRNAQITSGGAGDHSTAAWVAKARAAGVDFVVISPTRGDVPDDLDARWIPIRPNTDTAMMLGMLHTLIDAGRHDRAFVRSHCVGFEPLADYVMGVTDGLPKDAAWAEGITGVPAETVRQLALDAAATRSLLTCTWSLQRAHHGEQPYWTCIALAAAIGQIGLPGGGFAFGHGSMNGVGNPRPNAPGPEMGSGANPLGKSIPVSRLSDMLLYPGQPYEFNGRHDTYPDIQMIYWAGGNPFHHHQDLNKLVRGWQKPQTVVVHESWWTPTARRADIVLPATTTLERNDIGGSSRDRFVLAMHQALPPQGESRNDFDIYRELAAMAGHEAAFTEGRNEMDWLRHIFDGMAMGWARGGFAIPDFDTFWAQGFAELPPPERDFVLFDSFREDPVAHALKTPSGKIELYSERIAGFAYADCPPHPTWMPPAEWLGAEAADTWPLHLVTSQPADKLHSQMDAGALSVAAKVASRERVRINPADAAARGVSAGDVVRVFNDRGSCLAGAVIDDDVMPGVVVMSTGAWFDPQSTSLERHGNPNVLTMDVGTSQLAQAPSALSALVEIEGWTGTAPPVQAFDLPEGIGARAPVGDTV, from the coding sequence ATGACCACTGATACCCGCCGTTTTCCTTCCCTGTCGCACTGGGGCGCCTTTACCGCCGTGGTCCAGGACGGCCGCCTTGTCGATTGCGAGCCTTTTGAACGTGACAGCGCGCCGTCGGCCATCCTGTCGTCGATGCCGGGCATGGTGCACTCGCCGCTGCGCGTGCGGCGGCCCGCGGTGCGCAAGGGGTGGCTGGAACAGCGGGAAGGCAGCGACCGGACGGCGCGCGGCAGCGATGCCTTCGTGGAAGTCAGCTGGGACAAGGCGCTGGAACTGGTCGCTGGCGAATTGGGCCGCGTGCGCGGCACCTATGGCGATTCGGCGATCTTTGGCGGGTCGTACGGCTGGTCGTCGGCCGGCCGCCTGCACCACGCCCGCACCCTGACGCACCGTTTCCTGAACAGCGGCGGCGGCTGCATCAACCAGGCGGGCAACTACAGCTGGGGCGCCGCGCAGTTCCTGCTGCCGCATGTGATCGGCACCTATACCCCCGTGACCGGCCGCGTTACCGATTGGGAAAGTGTGATCGCCCACACCCGCCTGTTCATCGCGTTTGGCGGGCTGGCGCTGCGCAACGCGCAGATCACGTCAGGCGGGGCAGGGGACCATTCCACGGCGGCGTGGGTCGCCAAGGCGCGCGCTGCCGGCGTGGACTTCGTGGTGATCAGCCCGACCCGGGGCGATGTGCCCGACGACCTGGACGCCCGCTGGATTCCGATCCGCCCCAACACCGATACCGCCATGATGCTGGGCATGCTGCACACCCTGATCGATGCCGGACGGCACGACCGCGCCTTCGTGCGTTCGCATTGCGTGGGGTTCGAGCCGCTGGCCGACTATGTCATGGGCGTGACCGACGGCCTGCCCAAGGACGCGGCGTGGGCCGAAGGCATCACCGGCGTGCCCGCCGAAACGGTGCGGCAACTGGCGCTGGACGCGGCTGCCACGCGCAGCCTGCTGACCTGCACGTGGTCCTTGCAGCGCGCGCATCATGGCGAACAACCCTACTGGACCTGCATCGCGCTGGCCGCGGCCATCGGCCAGATCGGGCTGCCGGGCGGCGGCTTTGCCTTTGGCCATGGGTCGATGAACGGCGTGGGCAACCCGCGGCCCAACGCCCCCGGTCCGGAAATGGGTTCCGGCGCCAATCCGCTGGGCAAGTCGATTCCGGTCTCGCGTCTGTCGGACATGCTGCTTTATCCCGGACAGCCGTACGAATTCAACGGGCGCCACGACACCTATCCCGATATCCAGATGATCTATTGGGCGGGCGGCAATCCCTTCCATCACCATCAGGACCTGAACAAGCTGGTGCGCGGCTGGCAAAAACCCCAGACCGTGGTGGTGCATGAAAGCTGGTGGACACCCACCGCGCGGCGTGCCGACATCGTGCTGCCGGCCACCACCACGCTGGAACGCAATGACATTGGCGGATCGTCCCGTGACCGGTTCGTGCTGGCCATGCACCAGGCCCTGCCGCCCCAGGGCGAAAGCCGCAACGATTTCGATATCTATCGCGAACTGGCCGCCATGGCCGGGCACGAGGCGGCCTTTACCGAAGGCCGCAACGAGATGGATTGGCTGCGGCATATTTTTGATGGCATGGCCATGGGCTGGGCGCGCGGCGGCTTTGCCATTCCCGACTTCGACACCTTCTGGGCGCAGGGCTTTGCCGAGCTGCCGCCGCCCGAACGCGACTTCGTGCTGTTCGACAGCTTCCGCGAGGACCCGGTCGCGCATGCACTCAAGACGCCGTCAGGCAAGATCGAACTGTATTCGGAACGGATTGCCGGCTTCGCGTACGCCGATTGCCCGCCGCATCCCACCTGGATGCCCCCGGCGGAATGGCTGGGCGCCGAAGCCGCCGATACCTGGCCGCTGCATCTGGTGACGTCGCAGCCCGCCGACAAGTTGCACTCGCAAATGGACGCGGGCGCGCTGTCGGTGGCGGCCAAGGTCGCGTCGCGGGAACGGGTACGCATCAACCCGGCCGATGCGGCCGCGCGCGGGGTGTCGGCCGGTGACGTGGTCCGGGTGTTCAACGATCGCGGCTCCTGCCTGGCGGGCGCGGTCATCGATGACGACGTCATGCCGGGGGTGGTGGTCATGTCCACGGGCGCGTGGTTCGACCCGCAGAGCACCAGCCTGGAACGCCACGGCAATCCCAATGTTCTGACCATGGATGTGGGCACGTCGCAGCTGGCGCAGGCGCCCAGCGCGCTGTCGGCGCTGGTGGAAATCGAAGGCTGGACCGGGACGGCGCCACCGGTGCAAGCCTTCGATCTGCCCGAGGGCATCGGGGCGCGGGCGCCGGTTGGCGATACCGTATAA
- a CDS encoding Lrp/AsnC family transcriptional regulator: protein MDKKDSNILSILQEDATLSVNEIAERVSLSPTACWKRIQRLTQDGIIRKQVCLLDSKKLGAGVTVFVAIKTNRHDMQWLQQFAAGVRDMPEVVEFYRMSGETDYLLKVVAPDIQGFDVVYKRLIQIVELFDVSSSFAMEELKYTTALPLDYL from the coding sequence ATGGATAAAAAAGACAGCAATATTCTTTCTATCCTGCAAGAAGATGCGACGCTGTCGGTGAACGAGATCGCCGAACGGGTCAGTCTCTCGCCCACCGCCTGCTGGAAGCGCATCCAGCGGCTGACGCAAGATGGCATCATCCGCAAGCAGGTGTGCCTGCTGGATAGCAAGAAGCTGGGGGCGGGCGTGACGGTATTCGTCGCCATCAAGACCAACCGGCACGACATGCAGTGGCTGCAGCAATTCGCGGCGGGCGTGCGGGACATGCCCGAAGTGGTCGAGTTCTACCGCATGAGCGGCGAAACCGATTACCTGCTCAAGGTCGTGGCGCCCGACATCCAGGGCTTTGATGTCGTCTACAAACGGCTGATCCAGATCGTCGAGCTGTTCGACGTCAGTTCCAGCTTTGCCATGGAAGAACTGAAATACACCACCGCACTGCCGCTCGATTACCTCTGA
- the metC gene encoding cystathionine beta-lyase produces MKETTQLIAAGRHPERFAGMVNTPVFRASTILFPTLADWEKTKKRRAADEAGVSTYGRFGTPTHHALEEAIAELEGGYRTLVCPSGLAAGVSALTALLSAGDHVLVTDSSYSPTRTFATRVLARYGVEVEAYDPCCGAGIASMMRPNTKVVYVESPGSETFEIQDIPAIAEVAHRHGAAVVMDNTWGTPLFYKPFAHGVDVTIQAATKYIVGHSDAMLGTVTANEKYWPKIKQTTYDLGQTAGPDDVYLALRGLRTLSVRLHQHWSSGVLVAKWLESRPEVEAVMHPALPSHPDHALWKRDFSGACGLFAMVLKPVSPAAVEAFIDNLALFGLGVSWGGFESLALPFTPGDRTTKRWNFSGQGIRIHVGLEDPHDLIADLEKGFAALARAQAKAA; encoded by the coding sequence ATGAAAGAGACAACCCAATTGATCGCGGCCGGCCGACACCCGGAACGTTTTGCCGGCATGGTGAACACCCCGGTATTCCGTGCGTCAACCATCCTCTTCCCCACGCTGGCCGATTGGGAAAAGACCAAGAAGCGCCGTGCCGCCGACGAAGCCGGTGTGAGCACCTACGGCCGTTTCGGTACCCCGACCCACCATGCGCTGGAAGAAGCGATCGCGGAACTGGAAGGCGGTTACCGGACGCTGGTGTGCCCGTCGGGCCTGGCTGCCGGGGTATCGGCGCTGACCGCCCTGCTGTCGGCCGGCGACCATGTGCTGGTCACCGACAGTTCCTATTCGCCGACCCGCACCTTCGCGACCCGCGTGCTGGCCCGCTATGGCGTTGAAGTCGAAGCCTATGACCCCTGCTGCGGCGCCGGTATCGCGTCGATGATGCGACCGAACACCAAGGTCGTCTATGTGGAGTCTCCCGGATCCGAGACCTTCGAGATCCAGGACATTCCGGCGATTGCCGAAGTGGCCCACCGCCATGGCGCGGCCGTGGTGATGGACAACACCTGGGGCACGCCGCTGTTCTACAAGCCGTTTGCACACGGCGTGGACGTGACCATCCAGGCGGCCACCAAGTACATCGTCGGCCATTCCGACGCCATGCTGGGCACGGTCACCGCCAATGAAAAGTACTGGCCCAAGATCAAGCAGACCACCTATGACCTGGGCCAGACGGCCGGTCCGGACGACGTCTATCTGGCCCTGCGCGGCCTGCGGACCCTGTCGGTGCGCCTGCACCAGCACTGGTCGTCGGGCGTGCTGGTGGCCAAGTGGCTGGAATCGCGGCCCGAAGTCGAAGCCGTCATGCACCCGGCCCTGCCCAGCCATCCGGACCACGCGCTGTGGAAGCGCGACTTCAGCGGCGCGTGCGGCCTGTTCGCCATGGTGCTCAAGCCGGTGTCGCCGGCCGCCGTCGAAGCCTTCATCGACAACTTGGCGCTATTCGGCCTGGGCGTGTCGTGGGGCGGCTTCGAAAGCCTGGCCCTGCCCTTCACCCCGGGCGACCGCACCACCAAGCGCTGGAACTTCAGCGGCCAGGGCATCCGTATCCATGTCGGCCTGGAAGATCCGCACGACCTGATCGCGGATCTGGAAAAAGGCTTTGCCGCCCTGGCCCGCGCCCAGGCCAAAGCGGCCTGA
- a CDS encoding 4-hydroxy-tetrahydrodipicolinate synthase family protein → MSKMKIEGSFVALITPFNQDGSVDFEGFRTLLQWQESQGTSAVLMMGSTGEVSMLSQAERHQIIAETAKMKTGKMKFFYGCTGNNTDTTIDYLRFAHANGADGAILAAPAYICAPEDAIEDYFMEVADATDLPLGIYNNPPRVKSDLHWDNLLRIFKHPNYVVHKESTTRVGQVAQVLAARPDVSVMCCDSPNLGLVVPTMSLGGHGTANMTGNIAPAELATISKPWHTPDVSTSFRDSYLGLLPMLHYSYSAINPVAIKSLMKAVGLPAGELRKPLKAMAPEGLKKGLRIVKELELDKQYGWSSPELKSI, encoded by the coding sequence ATGTCCAAGATGAAGATCGAAGGTTCTTTCGTCGCGCTGATCACGCCATTCAACCAGGATGGCAGCGTCGACTTCGAAGGGTTCCGCACGCTGTTGCAGTGGCAGGAATCGCAGGGCACGTCGGCCGTGCTGATGATGGGTTCGACCGGTGAAGTCTCGATGCTGTCGCAGGCCGAGCGTCACCAGATCATTGCCGAAACCGCCAAGATGAAGACCGGCAAGATGAAGTTCTTCTACGGCTGCACGGGCAACAACACCGACACCACCATCGACTACCTGCGCTTTGCGCACGCCAATGGCGCCGACGGCGCGATCCTGGCCGCGCCCGCCTACATCTGCGCACCGGAAGACGCGATCGAAGACTACTTCATGGAAGTGGCCGATGCGACCGACCTGCCGCTGGGCATCTACAACAACCCGCCGCGCGTCAAAAGCGATCTGCACTGGGACAACCTGCTGCGCATCTTCAAGCACCCCAACTACGTGGTGCACAAGGAATCGACCACCCGCGTGGGCCAGGTCGCCCAGGTGCTGGCCGCGCGTCCGGACGTGTCCGTGATGTGCTGCGATTCGCCCAACCTGGGTCTGGTCGTCCCGACCATGAGCCTGGGCGGCCACGGCACCGCCAACATGACCGGCAACATTGCTCCGGCCGAACTGGCCACGATCTCGAAGCCCTGGCACACGCCTGACGTGTCGACCAGCTTCCGCGACTCGTACCTGGGTTTGCTGCCGATGCTGCATTACTCGTATTCGGCGATCAACCCGGTCGCGATCAAGTCGCTGATGAAAGCCGTGGGCCTGCCTGCCGGCGAGCTGCGCAAGCCGCTCAAGGCCATGGCGCCCGAAGGCCTGAAGAAGGGTCTGCGCATCGTCAAGGAACTCGAGCTCGACAAGCAATATGGCTGGAGCTCGCCCGAGCTGAAGTCGATCTGA
- a CDS encoding SDR family oxidoreductase: MDLGINGKTALVFGGSRGMGRAVAQQLSSEGVHVVIAARTQATLEAAASEITTQTGTPVRWVIADITTEAGRDAALAACPAPDILVNNADGPEPGDFRTWTIDDWHAALDSMMLGPIEMIRRTVDGMIERKFGRIVNIVSRSVKTPQIELGLSNGARSGLVGFVAGLARQTVRHNVTINNLLPGVFATDAQRRHINGMLDTTGKTFDQLWEERGSNNPAGRYGRAEELGALCAFVCSAHAGYMTGQSLLIDGGGYPGTF, encoded by the coding sequence ATGGATCTCGGCATCAACGGCAAGACCGCCCTGGTTTTCGGGGGCAGCAGGGGCATGGGCCGCGCGGTAGCGCAGCAGCTGTCCAGTGAAGGCGTGCACGTCGTGATCGCGGCGCGCACCCAGGCCACGCTGGAAGCCGCGGCGTCCGAGATTACCACGCAGACGGGCACGCCCGTTCGCTGGGTGATCGCCGACATCACGACCGAAGCGGGCCGCGATGCCGCGCTGGCGGCCTGTCCGGCGCCGGACATCCTGGTGAACAACGCCGACGGCCCCGAGCCCGGCGACTTCCGCACCTGGACCATCGACGACTGGCACGCCGCCCTGGATTCGATGATGCTGGGCCCGATCGAGATGATCCGGCGCACGGTGGACGGCATGATCGAACGCAAGTTCGGCCGTATCGTGAACATCGTGTCGCGCAGCGTCAAGACGCCACAGATCGAGCTGGGGCTGTCCAACGGCGCACGGTCCGGCCTGGTCGGCTTCGTCGCCGGACTGGCGCGGCAGACGGTGCGCCACAACGTCACCATCAACAATCTGCTTCCAGGCGTCTTTGCGACCGATGCACAGCGCCGCCACATCAACGGCATGCTCGACACGACCGGCAAGACCTTTGACCAGTTGTGGGAAGAGCGTGGCAGCAACAATCCGGCAGGCCGCTATGGCCGCGCCGAAGAACTGGGTGCGCTCTGCGCGTTCGTGTGTTCGGCGCATGCCGGCTACATGACCGGGCAGAGCCTGCTGATCGACGGCGGAGGATACCCCGGTACGTTCTAG
- a CDS encoding Bug family tripartite tricarboxylate transporter substrate binding protein yields MTRSNRRTFVRHTVVLAGAAALAHAGLATAQSYPTRPVTIVVPHAPGGAVDSVARIFAEKLKDELKQSVIVENRAGASGMIGAQHVARSEADGYTLYVNASIHSINPLLYKKSIKFDAVKDFTAVSMLTQGALIFSVPPSVGATSVSDLVAKFKASPNRYSFATSGFGSAGHLGAAQFLYENDLGQIPIVLYKGAAPALQDLVGGQVQAMMDPMLSSLPFVKAGKLKALAVTGAQRSPLLPDVPTLRESGMKDFELYSWYGLWAPANVPPAIVKQLDEASSRIMAQPDMKSKLETFGFESAYKNSANFAKFIDAETARYKVVIEKANITVD; encoded by the coding sequence ATGACGCGCTCAAATCGCCGCACGTTCGTGCGCCACACTGTTGTCCTGGCGGGCGCGGCTGCGCTCGCCCACGCCGGTCTTGCCACGGCCCAGTCCTACCCTACCCGTCCGGTCACGATCGTCGTGCCGCATGCGCCAGGCGGCGCGGTCGACAGCGTCGCGCGCATTTTTGCCGAGAAGCTGAAAGACGAGTTGAAGCAGTCGGTCATCGTCGAAAACCGGGCCGGTGCGTCCGGCATGATCGGCGCGCAGCATGTCGCGCGCTCGGAAGCCGACGGCTACACGCTGTATGTGAACGCCTCGATCCATTCGATCAATCCCCTGCTGTACAAGAAAAGCATCAAGTTCGATGCGGTCAAGGACTTCACGGCCGTCAGCATGCTGACGCAAGGCGCGCTGATCTTCAGCGTGCCGCCGTCGGTCGGCGCGACCTCGGTGTCGGACCTGGTCGCCAAGTTCAAGGCCAGCCCCAACCGCTACAGCTTCGCCACCAGCGGCTTCGGTTCGGCCGGCCACCTGGGCGCGGCGCAGTTCCTGTATGAAAACGATCTGGGCCAGATCCCGATCGTGCTGTACAAGGGCGCAGCTCCGGCTTTGCAGGATCTGGTCGGCGGCCAGGTGCAGGCCATGATGGACCCGATGCTGTCGTCCCTGCCCTTCGTCAAGGCCGGCAAGCTCAAGGCGCTGGCCGTGACCGGCGCGCAGCGCAGCCCCCTGCTGCCCGATGTGCCCACCCTGCGTGAATCGGGCATGAAGGACTTCGAGCTGTATTCCTGGTACGGCCTGTGGGCGCCTGCCAATGTGCCTCCCGCCATCGTCAAGCAGCTGGACGAAGCGTCGTCGCGCATCATGGCCCAGCCCGACATGAAGTCCAAGCTGGAAACCTTCGGCTTTGAATCGGCCTACAAGAACTCGGCCAACTTCGCCAAGTTCATCGATGCCGAGACCGCCCGCTACAAGGTCGTGATCGAAAAAGCCAACATCACGGTGGATTGA
- a CDS encoding D-amino acid dehydrogenase encodes MKVLVLGAGVVGIATAYFLWRDGHDVVVVDRQAGPGRETSYGNAGGLCPSFAGPWAAPGMVAKVLKMSMQPDSPIRFSLGLDPRKIQWIIRWMQQCTPDHFRVNKLRMQRVAHYSLRCLKGIAAEAPLTDFDFHDGGTLQIFRTDAELEIGRLSAKALDEFGVPWKLLGPQELAAVEPAMAHSTVAVAGALHMPADASGDSYKFVNELAAFLAARGVTFQYDTQVQLIRTAGGQVESVLTDRGAMQADSYVVALGSHAPFLVSPLGIRLPVYPLKGYSITVPVIEGQDDGAATAVPRVAIMDEHNKIMMSRLGNRIRAAGMAELTGYGLELDANRQALIERVVKELIPTGLDFGKVEFWAGLRPMTPDGPPILGRTQYPNLFLNSGHGSNGWTQSCGTGKIVADIVHGRTPEIDLDGLTAERFRA; translated from the coding sequence ATGAAAGTTCTCGTGCTGGGTGCCGGCGTGGTCGGCATCGCAACCGCCTATTTTCTTTGGCGCGATGGCCACGACGTGGTGGTCGTCGATCGGCAGGCCGGGCCTGGCCGGGAAACGAGTTACGGCAATGCCGGCGGCCTGTGCCCCAGCTTTGCCGGCCCCTGGGCCGCGCCGGGCATGGTGGCCAAGGTGCTCAAGATGTCGATGCAGCCGGATTCGCCAATCCGGTTTTCATTGGGGCTCGACCCCCGCAAGATCCAGTGGATCATCCGGTGGATGCAGCAATGCACCCCCGACCATTTCCGCGTCAACAAGCTGCGCATGCAGCGGGTGGCGCACTACAGCCTGCGCTGCCTGAAGGGCATCGCGGCCGAAGCACCACTGACCGACTTCGACTTTCATGACGGCGGCACGCTGCAGATCTTCCGCACCGACGCCGAACTGGAAATCGGGCGGCTGTCGGCCAAGGCGCTTGATGAATTCGGCGTGCCCTGGAAGCTGCTGGGCCCGCAGGAACTCGCCGCCGTCGAACCGGCCATGGCGCATTCCACGGTCGCCGTGGCGGGCGCGCTGCATATGCCCGCGGACGCATCGGGCGACAGCTACAAGTTCGTCAATGAACTGGCTGCCTTCCTGGCCGCCCGGGGTGTGACCTTCCAGTACGACACCCAGGTGCAGCTGATCCGCACCGCCGGCGGTCAGGTCGAATCGGTGCTGACGGATCGCGGCGCGATGCAGGCCGACAGCTACGTGGTCGCGCTGGGCAGCCATGCGCCCTTCCTGGTATCGCCGCTGGGTATCCGTTTGCCGGTGTACCCGCTCAAGGGGTATTCGATCACGGTGCCGGTGATCGAAGGTCAGGACGACGGTGCGGCCACCGCCGTGCCCCGCGTCGCCATCATGGACGAACACAACAAGATCATGATGTCGCGCCTGGGCAACCGCATCCGCGCGGCAGGCATGGCCGAGCTGACGGGGTACGGCCTTGAACTGGACGCGAACCGCCAGGCGCTGATCGAACGGGTCGTGAAGGAATTGATCCCGACCGGCCTGGATTTTGGCAAGGTCGAATTCTGGGCGGGGCTGCGCCCCATGACGCCCGACGGCCCGCCCATTCTGGGCCGCACGCAGTATCCCAACCTGTTCCTGAACAGCGGGCACGGGTCCAATGGCTGGACGCAGTCGTGCGGCACCGGCAAGATCGTGGCCGACATCGTGCACGGGCGAACGCCCGAGATCGACCTGGACGGACTGACCGCCGAACGCTTTCGCGCCTGA